The proteins below are encoded in one region of Hordeum vulgare subsp. vulgare chromosome 3H, MorexV3_pseudomolecules_assembly, whole genome shotgun sequence:
- the LOC123445387 gene encoding actin-histidine N-methyltransferase, translating into MAAAADVLVVRLPPPSAEDPLRHDKKKFLENRKLSCVFQVPTSSSAADACKLLDQMTHAARVAHMDELELYFAGDDDYGPFSARNELESLNLLLKTINTLLVAANDGAKGVLQVLVDEILVRLRSVGLTDNHQMALQTQSHETEDSLLKWGEQHGVKSKLQIAFFEGAGRGMLASEDIGVGDIALEIPESLIISEELLCQSDMFLALKDVNSITTETMLLLWSMRERHNPSSKFKMFFETLPSNFNTGLSFGIDALAALEGTLLFDELMQARQHLRQQYDELFPMLSTKFPEIFQQDIFSWDNFLWACELWYSNSMMVVLSSGKLTTCLIPVAGLMNHSVTPHILNYGRVDQATKSLKFPLSRPCEAGAQCFLSYGKHPGSHLITFYGFLPREDNPYDVIPLDLDTSVHEEDGTAQSVSTSVTNHMVRGTWLCRLQGPPTYGLPPPLLSHLRAALNCDHHESTPEADIKENDRMVLETLVSIFTPMLEGLGEADDYNRESASWDVVLALDYKDLQRRIILSIVTSCGSGLAMLDS; encoded by the exons atggcggcggcggcggatgtgtTGGTGGTTCGCCTGCCTCCTCCCTCGGCGGAGGACCCCCTGCGCCATGATAAGAAG AAATTTTTGGAGAATAGGAAACTATCCTGTGTATTTCAAGTGCCAACCTCTTCTTCTGCAGCTGATGCCTGCAAATTACTTGATCAGATGACTCATGCTGCTAGGGTAGCTCATATGGATGAG CTAGAGCTTTATTTCGCTGGGGATGATGATTATGGCCCATTTTCTGCACGGAATGAACTTGAGTCTCTGAATCTGCTTCTCAAAACCATCAACACATTGCTTGTAGCTGCCAATGATGGTGCCAAGGGAGTACTGCAAGTACTAGTGGATGAGATACTTGTTAGGCTCAGATCTGTGGGATTGACAGATAATCATCAAATGGCACTTCAAACACAGAGCCATGAAACCGAGGATTCTCTTCTTAAATGGGGGGAGCAGCATGGTGTTAAAAGTAAATTGCAGATAGCAT TTTTTGAAGGAGCTGGGAGAGGAATGCTAGCATCTGAAGATATAGGTGTGGGCGACATTGCACTTGAAATTCCAGAGTCCCTTATCATATCTGAGGAACTTCTCTGTCAGTCTGATATG TTTCTTGCGTTGAAAGATGTGAATAgcatcaccactgaaactatgctattGTTGTGGAGCATGAGAGAGCGGCATAATCCATCTTCAAAATTTAAGATGTTCTTTGAGACACTTCCGTCAAATTTCAATACAG GCTTGAGTTTCGGAATTGATGCACTTGCTGCACTAGAAGGTACCCTACTTTTTGACGAGTTAATGCAAGCTAGGCAG CATTTGCGCCAGCAGTACGATGAGTTATTCCCAATGCTATCCACCAAGTTTCCTGAGATATTCCAACAAGACATATTCTCTTGGGACAATTTTCTGTGGGCATGTGAATTATGGTATTCTAATAGTATGATGGTTGTTTTAAGTAGTGGGAAATTGACAACTTGCTTGATTCCTGTTGCTGGACTTATGAACCACTCG GTGACTCCACATATTCTTAACTATGGCCGAGTAGATCAAGCTACAaagtctttgaagtttcctttgtcgAGACCTTGCGAAGCAGGAGCCCAATGTTTCCTCAGTTATGGGAAACATCCAGGGTCACATCTAATTACCTTCTATGGCTTCCTACCAAGAGAAGACAACCCTTACGATGTTATACCTTTGG ATCTTGATACGTCTGTTCATGAGGAGGACGGCACCGCCCAGTCTGTGAGTACAAGTGTAACCAATCATATGGTTCGTGGGACATGGTTGTGCAGATTACAAGGACCTCCCACATATGGCCTGCCTCCGCCCTTGTTGTCTCATCTCCGTGCTGCTCTAAACTGTGATCACCACGAATCAACGCCAGAGGCTGAT ATAAAGGAAAATGACAGGATGGTGCTCGAAACACTCGTTAGCATATTTACTCCGATGCTTGAAGGCTTAGGCGAGGCAGACGACTACAACCG GGAGAGTGCGAGTTGGGACGTTGTGCTGGCGCTGGACTACAAGGATCTTCAGAGAAGGATAATTTTGTCCATTGTTACTTCTTGTGGCTCAGGATTGGCAATGCTTGATTCCTAG